Proteins encoded within one genomic window of Actinoplanes octamycinicus:
- a CDS encoding DUF3140 domain-containing protein, translating to MADVYAEFREVVNMSAADLKKWLGTEESQGVGQKSSAGAESVGHDSGRKIVHLLDKKKSALTEADEQHMHKVVGYVHRHLAQRPQGDVTETKWRYSLMNWGHDPLKD from the coding sequence GTGGCTGACGTCTACGCGGAGTTCCGCGAGGTGGTCAACATGTCCGCCGCGGATCTGAAGAAGTGGCTCGGCACCGAGGAGTCCCAGGGCGTCGGGCAGAAGTCCTCGGCCGGCGCCGAGTCGGTCGGCCACGACTCCGGCCGGAAGATCGTCCACTTGCTGGACAAGAAGAAGTCCGCCCTGACCGAGGCGGACGAGCAGCACATGCACAAGGTCGTCGGCTACGTGCACCGCCACCTCGCCCAGCGCCCGCAGGGCGACGTCACCGAGACGAAGTGGCGGTACTCCCTGATGAACTGGGGCCACGACCCGCTCAAGGACTGA
- a CDS encoding ArsR/SmtB family transcription factor yields the protein MPRMTGPVAGMTTPAAPPDVVSVSAGRVGLSVTTDGVGLTVAPLEASIATEFAAMFKALGDPVRLRLLSMIASASDGEICVCDLSSAFHLTGPTISHHLRILREAGLVDCDRRGTWVYYRAVPATLILLAGLLHTSA from the coding sequence GTGCCGCGCATGACCGGCCCGGTGGCCGGGATGACGACTCCGGCCGCTCCACCCGACGTCGTCTCGGTGTCCGCCGGCCGGGTCGGGCTGTCGGTCACCACCGACGGCGTGGGGCTGACCGTCGCCCCGCTGGAGGCGTCCATCGCGACCGAGTTCGCGGCGATGTTCAAGGCGCTCGGCGACCCGGTCCGGCTGCGGCTGCTCTCGATGATCGCCTCGGCCTCCGACGGCGAGATCTGCGTCTGTGACCTGAGCAGCGCGTTCCACCTGACCGGCCCGACCATCTCGCACCACCTGCGGATCCTGCGCGAGGCCGGCCTGGTCGACTGCGACCGCCGCGGCACCTGGGTCTACTACCGCGCCGTCCCGGCCACCCTGATCCTGCTCGCCGGCCTCCTGCACACCTCGGCCTGA